One Nocardioides dongkuii genomic window, CCAGGGGTCTACGCGGGTTTCCGTGCGCACGAAGACTTCGCTTTCGCCGCGCGGTCCCTCTTCTCGCCGTGGCGGTACGGTCGACGGGAGGGGAGGGGAGCATGGGTGACGGTGAGGGCGGCGGACCGAACGAGTTGTCTGCGGTCGTTGGTCCGTTTTGGTCAGAGGCGAAGGTCTGCGCGGCGCTCGATGTCACCCGGGCCGCGCTGGACGACCGGTGTGTTGTCGGTGAGGTCCTTCGGCTGGTGACTGCCGATGCGGTGTCGGTGTACCCGGTGTGGCAGTTCCATCGTCGAAGTGACGGCGCTGCTGAGGTGAAGCCTGCTGTTGCGCCGGTCTTCCGGTTGCTTCGCCGGCACGACCCGTGGGCGGTGGCGGTATTGCTTCACACTCGCAGCCCTGAACTGGACGGTCTCAGCCCGCTTGAGTGGCTTGTTGAAGTGCCCCCGGTAGCCCGGACACCTTGAGTGAGGCGACGATGGTCGCCGGAGAGGAGTCCGTATGCCGGCAGCAAAGAGTCCTGAGTTCCGTCGCCGAGCGGTCGAGTTGGCCCGGCTGCGGGAGAAGCCGATCGCGCAGATCGCGAAAGATCTCGGCATCGCTGAGTCCGGTCTGCGGCGCTGGATGAAGCAGGCCGACGTCGAGGAGGGCAAGCAGGAAGGCCTGTCCACCGACGAGCGCGCGGAGCTGGTCCAGCTGCGTCGCGACAAGCGCGTCCTTGAGATGGAAGTCGAGATCCTCAAGCGCGCGTCCGCCTACTTCGCCCGGGAGAACGTCCTCCCAAAATGATCTACCCGGTGGTCTGCGAGCTCGCCGCCGACGGGGTTCCCGTCGCGGTGACCTGCCGGGTCCTGAACGTCTCGACCTCGGGCTACTACGAATGGCGCCGTCGGCCCGCCAGCACGCGGGCCTGGGAGCAGGCGCACCTGATGGAGACCATCCGCCAGGTCCACACCGCCTCCTACGGCACCTACGGCCACCGCCGCGTGCACGCCGAGCTTGTCCTGGGACGCGGCGTCCGGGTCAGCCACGGCCGGGTGGAGCGGCTGATGCGCCACACCGGTGTGCAGGGCGTGCACCGTCGCCGGCTTCGCGGGTGCACCCGTCG contains:
- a CDS encoding transposase, with the protein product MPAAKSPEFRRRAVELARLREKPIAQIAKDLGIAESGLRRWMKQADVEEGKQEGLSTDERAELVQLRRDKRVLEMEVEILKRASAYFARENVLPK